From a single Tursiops truncatus isolate mTurTru1 chromosome 20, mTurTru1.mat.Y, whole genome shotgun sequence genomic region:
- the SCIMP gene encoding SLP adapter and CSK-interacting membrane protein — translation MAMDWWRDNFWIILAVAIIVVCVGLSVFLFCVCRCLFRQGKKLKIAKPLKQKQRDEETMYENVTNQFSVQLPPLPPRGVLSPEVASPQETPSRPPAAYASVPKVRNKKTMAVPSYIEPEDDYDDVDNPAHMENHHLETTASSF, via the exons ATGGCAATGGATTGGTGGAGGGACAATTTCTGGATCATCTTGGCTGTGGCCATCATCGTTGTCTGCGTGGGCCTGAGCGTCTTCCTGTTCTGTGTCTGTAGGTGTCTGTTTAGACAAG GCAAGAAACTCAAAATTGCCAAGCCCTtgaaacaaaagcagagagatGAAGAAACGATGTATGA gAATGTTACCAATCAATTCTCAGTTCAAttaccccctctgccacccagggGTGTGCTTTCTCCAGAAGTTGCCT CCCCACAGGAAACCCCAAGTCGGCCACCAGCTGCATATGCATCAGTACCTAAAGTTAGAAATAAGAAGACAATGGCCGTCCCAAGCTATATTGAGCCTGAAGATGACTATGATGACGTTGATAACCCTGCACATATGGAAAACCATCATCTTGAAACAACCGCTTCTTCTTTTTGA